CATTATATAACTGTTACGCACTTAACCGACAGCCATTCAAGAACTATGCCTGCTCTTACGACCGCCGCAGATATACTCTACTGCATAATTAACGCTTCGAGAATAGAAGATAAGGCTACGGCCTCGGCTAGGATGATCCAAGTAATAATAGAGAATAAAGTCCGCCTCGAGCTAGATAATCCGACGTGGCAATGCCATGCAGTAACGAGGATCCAAAGAATACCTATTATGTTAGGATCACCTGTCAGAACGAGAGTAACCACGAGGTAGTAAAACGCATAACAGAAGCAAAATTAGCGCTAGGTGCCCACATCCTGCGAGATAACCTGTACCCTATCAGAGTCGATAACGTTAGTTGTATTGCAGTATTAGATAAGAGAAATAAAGTTCAAGCAGAGGCAACTTAGACCTTAGGTCGAGAGAATAATACCGAAGTCGCAAAAATAGCATAGCTTAGCAGGAGAGATGTCCCCAAAGCGCACGGCTCGATAGTCGTATACCTTAAGAAATATTCTAAAGCCAGACGATTTATCAGCAAAGGGTTTTTCGTGGCTAGAGAGGAATTCGGTACCATAAAAGTGTTTAAGCGTCGTAACTAACCAAAACAGTGCTACAATTCCCAGCAGATCACGAACCATAAAGCCTACCAGTGCAACCAACCGCAAGTTTGCCGCAGGTATGCGCGAGAGGGTCATTACCATAGCAGATACGCAGAAATGATCCTAAGATGCTTCCCATGTAGGGGTCCTCATGGGACGTTCAGCAGAAACTATCAGAAGCTCTATCTATCACATCATGAATAGCGTATATCGACTGTTACAACTAAACGTGGGGAAGCAAGGGCCGGTACATAAGAGCTTAATAAACGACAAAGACATTCAAGATGCAACCGTGCTGGCCATCCAAGAACCCCATGCGCGAAGGTTCCAGGGGAAACTATTGACCACGCTGATAGGGCATTACAGATAGGTCAAAATAGTACCGACGGCCGAGAGAGAAGGTAGATGGGTGATATAGAGTATGCTTTAGGTGATCAGAGAGGTAAAAGCGGAGCAAGTGCCAATAGAGTCCCTAGATATGATGGCAGCGGTTATCCGACTGCCAGATAGTCTGGTTTTCACGGCGTCTATATATGTACCGGGGGGAGATGCCCAAGCTCTACAGGACATATGCAGTAAGCTTGGCAGGGCCATCACGGAGGTAAGGCAGAGGTCAGGAAGAACGGTGGATATGGTAATTACCGGCGACTTTAACGCGCACGGCCAGATGTGGGGAGGGGATAATACTTCGCCGGCAAGACAGGGCAAAGCCGATCCGATCATTGACCTGATAAACGACTTTATGCTCAGGAGCCTCCTCTGCAGAGGCACAAAGACATGGCAGGGCAGAAATTATAAAACAACTATCGACTTGGTTCTAGCCTCCGAAGAGCTTGCAGATGCAACCATCAGATGCATAATACATAGTACAGAGCATAGGCCAGATCATCGCACGATAGAGGCGACATTCGAAAGTTCGGTCCTTGCACCGAAACAGGAAGAGAAACTATTATTTAAGAATACCCCCTGGAAGGAGATCAAAGGGAAAATTATAGACACGTTGAGGGATAAGCCGAGGGGAAACACAGTGCAGCAGAAAATGGATAGGTTGATGATAGCCGTTCTAGAAGCGGTACAGGCTCTAACACCCAGAACCAAACTATCACCATATGCGAAACGATGGTGGACCAATGACCCTACATAACTGCGGCATATCTATACGTATTAGAGGAACCATGCTTAAGCCGCAAGACATGCTAGGCAGAGCTCTGCTGTCCTTGAAAACACGGTAAATACTTTAGCAAAGCGGTACTATAATGCCATCCTATAACGCAAGAATAGCCACTGGAAGGAGTTTCTAGcggataataataatatctagaaAGCAGCTAAGTATATAAAGTCTAGGGATAATGCAGCTTTTAGGAAGGTACCCTAACTTAGTAGGGCAGATAGAATAAAAACaataaattattaagagCAAGCTGAAAAGCTTCTTGCTAAGTTCTTCCTGCCACTACCAGATAACATCAAAGACGAAGGGCTGCAGCATCAGAGAGCCCCTGTAATAATACTAGACCTGACTTTAGAGGAAGTAGAGCATCAGCTATAGGCAATAAAGTCATAGAAGGCGccaggggaagacagatTACTAGTAATTATCTAGAAGCAAATCTGgctattaattaaatataatattcttaatatcttttaaatattactaaaagAAGGCATTATACTAAGataatagaaatatacttaaattatctTACTTAAGAAGCTAGGCaaagataattatataattataaaagcCTAGAGACTAATCTTACTTCTTGCCATGCTAGGTAAGGTGCTAGAGTTAGTTATTACCGAGAGGATCTCCTATGTAATTAAGACTTATAGACTTCTTCTGACTAATTATTTCAGTGCATATAAGCAGTAGTTAGCAGAGCAGGCACTTATACTTCTATAGGAGCATATCTTCTCGATATGGCACTTATATCACGTTATAAGTCTTAttagctttaatataaaggGCGCATATAACAGTGTATATAAGGAGAGATTATTACAGCAGATAAAAGCAAGAGGGATCCCTGAAGTGATTTTACGCTGGGAGGATGCATTTTGCTCTGAGCGAATCGCgactattataattaatgGACAAAGTTCCGAGAGCAGGCCTCTACCGCAAGCCGGACTTCTGCAAGGATCGCCCTTGCCACCGATATTGTTTCTATTCTTCAATGCGGATCTAGTGCAGACCTAAATCGACAGGAATAGCGGAGCCATCGTATTTGTTGACGACTACACTGCGTGGGTGTCTGGGCCCACAGCCCAGAGCAACCGGAGAGGAATACAAGCAATAATCGATAAGGTCCTGGACTGTGAGAACGCTGCTGAAGTTATTGAGGATCGATCTGAACTTCGATGTTTACGAAGAATCGATGGCAAGTGCATTCTGGTGTTGAATATGCTAAGTCGTATTATACCTATGCTTAATTAGAATTTTCTAGGACTGGTAGGATGAGCATCCGAGCTATGGCTCTCGAGCGTCCTACAGCAATCTTTCCTGAATGAGGCTGCNNNNNNNNNNNNNNNNNNNNNNNNNNNNNNNNNNNNNNNNNNNNNNNNNNNNNNNNNNNNNNNNNNNNNNNNNNNNNNNNNNNNNNNNNNNNNNNNNNNNNNNNNNNNNNNNNNNNNNNNNNNNNNNNNNNNNNNNNNNNNNNNNNNNNNNNNNNNNNNNNNNNNNNNNNNNNNNNNNNNNNNNNNNNNNNNNNNNNNNNNNNNNNNNNNNNNNNNNNNNNNNNNNNNNNNNNNNNNNNNNNNNNNNNNNNNACCTACACAGTTCCGCATGAGGGCTAGAGCGTCTCCAGTCCGACCACTGACTTTCCAGGTAATGGCTAGATTATGCATACTCGTTAGTGTATCAGGATGCTCCTCTCCCAGCGTCCTCTTTCTCGTCTCTAGTACTTCTACCTCTagctcttctgcctccttcTGTCGCCCCTGGCGCCAGTATATTGATGCTAGGCTAGCCATGCTCGTCAGCGTATCGGGATGCTCTTCTCCCAGcattctcttcctcatccttaTTACTCCTATTAAgagctcttctgcctccttATATCGCCCCTGGTGCCAATATGTCCATGCCAGATTAGCCATACTCGTCAGCGTATCGGAATGTTCCTCTCCTAGCATTTTAGTCCTTGTTTTCACTGCCTTCTTGCTTAAACTTTCTGCAATCCTATACTTGCCGCTAGTCGACATATACTCTGCGCAATTTGTCAGCAAATGGGCCCAGTCTAGCAACCCTTCAGCTGGTGGTTCCTCCCTAAACGTCGGCTCAATGTGAGGAAGTAAGACCTGACAGGTAGGCCAGGTCTCGAACGTGCCATCTGGAAAGTGTGTGGACATAGAGTGCAGAAACAGCTGCCTCCATCGTCCTTCGTTACCCATCGTAGATATCCAAACTCGTGTGCAGAATTATACCAGAGCATGCATCTCATATGTATCCCCTGTTGCTGTTACAGACACAAGCGAGTAGCCGCGAAGTatatcaagatcatcttcaaaaTCGGCACTCACGGTATCTCTGTTAGCGTGGTCCGTCAGGTCGGTGACATAGTCATGAAGCATAAATTCAGGGATGCCCTGTGGATTGAAGAAGCTTATAAAAGAAAGCAGTTTCGCTGCAGATGGTCTCTCACGGCGTATCTGCTCAAATGTGACCTGCCATGTTACCACGACTGAATTAGAGACTGTTTCATCTCGTCGAAGATCTCCTGCATCtctgttgaggaggttgcCCTTTTTCTTGTTGCTCTCCTGAAAGGTATCCAGATATGTCTTTACTGATACGCAGGGAGCGCGGCGGTTGATGTAGGCTGCTGCTTGAGTGATGGCCAGCGGAATATAATTTAGAGCCCAAAGAACATCAGTAGCAGCATCCCTGTCGAAGTCACCATTAAGCTTGTTCTGGAAAAGCTGAAGGCCTTGGGCGTCATCCATGGTTGGGAC
This genomic stretch from Fusarium oxysporum f. sp. lycopersici 4287 chromosome 2, whole genome shotgun sequence harbors:
- a CDS encoding hypothetical protein (At least one base has a quality score < 10); amino-acid sequence: MTNCAEYMSTSGKYRIAESLSKKAVKTRTKMLGEEHSDTLTSMANLAWTYWHQGRYKEAEELLIGVIRMRKRMLGEEHPDTLTSMASLASIYWRQGRQKEAEELEVEVLETRKRTLGEEHPDTLTSMHNLAITWKVSGRTGDALALMRNC